CCCTGGATAGCGCCACCTATCACCCCTTGCTGGTGCTGCAGGAGCATGGTGAAGCCCGTTGCTGGAAGCGTCTCAGTCGCTTCCTGGCCCACTATCCCGATTGGCCGGTGCTCCACTACGGGGAGACGGAATCCCTGGCGTTGCGCAAGATGGCGCAGCGCCAGGGTGTGTCTGAGGCGGATCAACAGGCGTTGCGGCATCGACTGGTGGATGTGCACGCCCGCCTACGCCTTCACTGGCGGATGCCTCTCAACAGCTACGGCTTGAAAACCGTGGCGGATTGGCTGGGGTTCCGCTGGAGCCAGGTCGGGGTGGATGGCGCTCGGGCTCTGCTCTGGTGGAGGCAGTGGCGAGGGACCGGTCGTCGCGATCGTGGACCGGTTCAAGCCTTGCGCTGGATCTTCACCTACAACCGGGATGACGGCATGGCCACCTGGGCCGTGGCCGCCTGGATGTTGGCTCAAGATCGCTCTCTTCAGTCCCCCATCGGTGGATCACAGAACCCTCCGGGCCGTTGAAGCGTGATCGGGATCGCCTCGGCGCCGGCTTCCAGCCTCTCGGCATCAAGGGCCTGGCGTCGCACCAGGGCTAGACCGAACCATTGGCCTGACTGCGGGTTGCGTGCTGCGCTGGTGATCACACCGGCCCGCTCGGCGTTCAGGCTCAAGCGGTCGCCGCTCTTCAGTCGAGGCTCCTCAAAGGCTGTGGTGCTGCGCCAGCTGCGCAGTTGCTGTTTCACGCCACCACGGGACGCGAGCTTGGCCACGGTCTCCTGACCGAGGTAACAGCCTTTGTCGAGTTTCACCCACTGGGCTAGGCCCAGTTCAAAGGGATTGGTGTCTCCGTTGAGCTCCGCATCGCTCAGCGGCCAGCCCTCCCGCAGTCGCCAGGCTTCCAGCTGCTGCGCTGAAGCCGACGTCGATTCATTCCAGGCCGCTGGGGGCTCTGCGCCGTCATCCAGCCAAAGCACCGCTTCTGTTGCCGATAACTGTCCCTGTTGAAGGCGCTGCAGCCGGCGCTGATCCCGTATCGGGCCCAGTCGCACCCGGTCGGCCGGAAAGATGACCCGATCGAAACCCTGTGTCACGAGCTCGGGGTTGCCGTGCAGCACCAGCACATCGGCTCCTGTGTCATCCAGTTGGATCTCCAGCAGAGCCTGCACGCGGCCCGTGGCATTCAGCCAGCAGGCCGGAATCAGTTCGCCCTCGCTGGCACTATTCACGCTTGCGCTGGTCTGGCCGTGCAAAAAGCCGGCGCAGCCGCTGCCCTCGAGTCGGAGGAGCGGGAAGGTGGCGTCCCAGATCAGGCTGTCCATCGCTTGCATTGCTGTCGTCACTGGGTCAGTTCTGCGGCGCGGGCCGCGATCTCGCTCAGGCGAAACAGGCTCATCAACTGAAGTCCTGCGGCCTCCATCGCTTCGGCTCCGCCTTCCTCGCGGTCGACGATCGTCACCACGCGTTCCACGCTGTAGCCGGCCTCTTTGAGTTGGTTGACAGCCTTGATGGACGACCCGCCTGTGGTGACCACGTCCTCAAGCACCGTTACCCGCGCCCCCGCTGCAGGCAAAGGGCCTTCGAGCCAGGCGCCGGTGCCGTGGCCCTTCGCTTCCTTGCGAACGATCAGTGCATCCAGGGCGCGTCCCTGTTGGGCGGCGGCCATGGCGACACCGCTCACTAGAGGATCAGCTCCCAGGGTCAGCCCGCCCACGGCCGCGGCGTCCGCTTCCACCAGCGCCAGCATGGCGGGGCTGAGCAACGCCAGGCCACTGCCGCTGAGCGCCACGGGTTTGCAGTTCACGTAATGGTTGCTGCTGCGGCCGGAAGCGAGGGTGAACTGTCCATGCCGATAGGCCTCTTGGGCCAGGCGGTTGAGCAGGACATCACGGTCCATGGTCGTGTCGGAACGATCGGACATGGGGACTGGTGCACAGCGGATCCTCTGCCTAGTTTGCGCGCAGTGGTGTCTGGTCCCCTGTGAATCGGCAACGGTTGGGAGTGCTACTGGTGTTGCTCACGCTGGGTGCAGTCCCGGCTGTGCAGTCACGGCCGGTGATCTGTTCAACGACCCTGGAAGCGCCTCCACCTGCTCAGGAGCCTGGAATGCCGGTGGAGGTGACCCGTTGCGCACCGGTGCAGTCCACGACTGCTCTGGTTGAGGAGCGTTTCTATACCTGGACCGCTCCCTTCGCCAGTGGCGTTGACCTGTTGCATCAGGTCACCGATGTGCTCGGGATCGCAGTGGGAGGCGTTCAGGGCAACCGATTCATGGGTTTCGGCTTCCCCGATCAGACGATCATCTGGGATGGCACGGCGCTTGAGAACACGTATGCAGTTTTGCTCGAAGAGCAGAGCGACCCTGTGCCCTGGCGCACCGTGGACATCTTCAACGGCTTTGACGGCAGCCTTGCGGATGACGCTCGGCCCTCTGTTCCGGAGAGAGCAACAGCTGACACCACCTTCCCGCCGGTGCGTGCCCTGTGGTAAGACCACCGACCAAGGGGGGTCTAGCAATCTGGTGAATGCAGCGAACTCATAATTCGCCTAAGGCGGGTTCGATCCCCGCGACCCCCATCACATTGGATTGATGCGCACCCTGCTGCTGATCGCGCTGCTGGTTCTTCCGGCTCTGTTCGCAGCGGCAGAGGTGGCGCTGCTGCGTCTGCGTCCTAGCCAGGTGCAGGAGCTCACGGAAGAGGGTCGCCCCGGCGCACAGTCGGTGCAGCGCCTGCAGCGGCGGCTGCGCATCGCACTGCTGATGACCCAGTTCGGAGCCTGCCTGTCCCTGGTGGCTCTGGGCTGGATTGGTCGAGGCTTCGGTCAGCGCTGGTGGCCCCTGGGGATGCCCTCCGGACGCTGGTGGGACCTGGTCTGGTTTCTGTTGCTGGTCGTGCTGGCGACGCTGGTGGCTGGATTGTTGCCCAGGGCCTGGGTGCTCAGCCGTCCAGAAATGGCCGCCCTGCAACTCGGCCCTGTGCTGGAGGGTGCGATCCGGGTGATGCGCCCCGTGCTCTCGGCTCTGGATGCATTGGCTGCGTTGCTGCTGCGTTTGGCCGGGCTGAACCAACGCTGGGATCAACCGGTGCCTGCCCTGACAGCGGGTGAGCTGGAGACGCTCATCGAAAGCGGAGCTGTGACCGGTCTCAAGCCCGATGAACGCAACATCCTCGAAGGGGTTTTCGCTCTGCGAGACACCCAGGTGCGGGAAGTGATGGTGCCGCGCTCGGGCATGGTCACGCTGCCTGTGGAAGTGCGCTTCGCGGAGTTGATGGAAGCGGTCCACCGCACGCGTCACGCCCGATTCCCAGTGATCGGTCAGTCGCTGGATGATGTGCGCGGCGTGCTGGATCTGCGCCATCTGGCCGAACCCATTGCCCGAGGTGAGTTGCGTGAGGACTCATGGCTGGAGCCCTATCTCACCCCGGTGGAGACCGTGTCTGAGACCAGCAATCTCGCAGATCTGCTCGCGATCATCCAGTCAGGACATCCCTTCCTGCTCGTGGTGGATGAGCATGGTGGCACCGAGGGTTTGG
This region of Synechococcus sp. NOUM97013 genomic DNA includes:
- a CDS encoding occludin/ELL family protein; this translates as MNRQRLGVLLVLLTLGAVPAVQSRPVICSTTLEAPPPAQEPGMPVEVTRCAPVQSTTALVEERFYTWTAPFASGVDLLHQVTDVLGIAVGGVQGNRFMGFGFPDQTIIWDGTALENTYAVLLEEQSDPVPWRTVDIFNGFDGSLADDARPSVPERATADTTFPPVRALW
- the pyrE gene encoding orotate phosphoribosyltransferase; translation: MSDRSDTTMDRDVLLNRLAQEAYRHGQFTLASGRSSNHYVNCKPVALSGSGLALLSPAMLALVEADAAAVGGLTLGADPLVSGVAMAAAQQGRALDALIVRKEAKGHGTGAWLEGPLPAAGARVTVLEDVVTTGGSSIKAVNQLKEAGYSVERVVTIVDREEGGAEAMEAAGLQLMSLFRLSEIAARAAELTQ
- a CDS encoding folate-binding protein YgfZ, with product MDSLIWDATFPLLRLEGSGCAGFLHGQTSASVNSASEGELIPACWLNATGRVQALLEIQLDDTGADVLVLHGNPELVTQGFDRVIFPADRVRLGPIRDQRRLQRLQQGQLSATEAVLWLDDGAEPPAAWNESTSASAQQLEAWRLREGWPLSDAELNGDTNPFELGLAQWVKLDKGCYLGQETVAKLASRGGVKQQLRSWRSTTAFEEPRLKSGDRLSLNAERAGVITSAARNPQSGQWFGLALVRRQALDAERLEAGAEAIPITLQRPGGFCDPPMGD
- a CDS encoding hemolysin family protein is translated as MRTLLLIALLVLPALFAAAEVALLRLRPSQVQELTEEGRPGAQSVQRLQRRLRIALLMTQFGACLSLVALGWIGRGFGQRWWPLGMPSGRWWDLVWFLLLVVLATLVAGLLPRAWVLSRPEMAALQLGPVLEGAIRVMRPVLSALDALAALLLRLAGLNQRWDQPVPALTAGELETLIESGAVTGLKPDERNILEGVFALRDTQVREVMVPRSGMVTLPVEVRFAELMEAVHRTRHARFPVIGQSLDDVRGVLDLRHLAEPIARGELREDSWLEPYLTPVETVSETSNLADLLAIIQSGHPFLLVVDEHGGTEGLVTAADLTGEIVGDEPEDETDEPDLLPVAEQPGTWSVAGDLEIVELNRQLQLDLPEADDHHTLAGFLLERLQHIPSPGEALSHGGLQFEIVSMAGPRIARVYLVQTEEPEAPLDPHNREQGAT